The Oleiphilus messinensis DNA segment AGGTATTCCCTTTTCAAGCTGCTCTACAGTGCTCATTGTTATTATTGGCTCCTGAAATAAATGAATCAGACTGCTCAGATAATATCGTGATCGCCCTAATAGCTTATCTTAGTCGTTTATCGGAATAAGATACCAAATTAATATTGCAACGTCATTCTGGCATTCACAATACCGGGTTTATCATCTTTGTCCACGGATATCTCAGCAACGCCAATACCATGCTTTTTGTTCAAATCTTGCAACCACAAAACCAGACTATTGAAAGACGCCCCCTCGAGCCAAACACGTAACTTTCGATCACCGCTGGGTTCCAGGCGCTTTACTTCCAGACTTTGTCTGGAGGCAGACCCCGAAACAGTGGAGACGAACTCATCCGCGGCAAGTGACTGGCCACGCCCTGCACTGTTCTCAGACATCATTTTTGCATTTTTCACGTTCGATTGAACAAATTGCAATACCGCCTGACTGTCAAGCATATCCCGGTGTGCATCTTCGAAGTAGCGTTGTGAAGGTAGCCAAATCATTGCGTAAATCAAAACAATTGAAACGACTACTGCAAGCAGCTGCAAAACTTTTTGGTCTCTGGCCGCCAATCCGCCGTAGTATTTTACTACCTGCTGAATTACCGGCATCTTAATCAACTGATCTTTAACTGACATTATTCCATACACCTGAATCATTAAGCCTTGTCTGGATCTCGGTCTTACTCTTGGATTTACCGCTGAGCTACGGTGAGTCGTCCCCGAATATAGTCTTTTTCTTTTATTGCCGAGCTGATTTTAGCCTCGTAACCCTCACCCGCAATACCTGATTTGAGGCGATCCAACTGATCCAGGGATTGTGCATTTAACTCAAGTGTCAATTCCGAGCGCTGCTCACTGAAGTTAATACTCTTGAATTCAATGGACTTCCCATTATTTGAAACTGATTTATAATGCTGCCCGGCTTCAGACAACACATTCAGGAATTCGAAGTTCCCGCCCTGGTTCTGAGCCGCTCTCAGTTTGGATTCCAAATATTTCTTAACATTATGCTCGGTTACCCTTCGGTCGTCAGGGAAATGCTTTTTGTATTCCTGGAATGCTGACGCCCTCAAACTATCCGCTTGGGTTTGATAATAAATACCTTTACCAACATTCAACGATACCTCGCTGACCAACCAAAGGAACCCCACTGCAGCGACACCCAGCCAT contains these protein-coding regions:
- the gspM gene encoding type II secretion system protein GspM, with the translated sequence MSVKDQLIKMPVIQQVVKYYGGLAARDQKVLQLLAVVVSIVLIYAMIWLPSQRYFEDAHRDMLDSQAVLQFVQSNVKNAKMMSENSAGRGQSLAADEFVSTVSGSASRQSLEVKRLEPSGDRKLRVWLEGASFNSLVLWLQDLNKKHGIGVAEISVDKDDKPGIVNARMTLQY